TCTGGTGGTTTCATGTAATACCCTTCGATGTCTGCCATGTCTGTGCCCATGGCCCGCTCCAGGTAACCATGGATCACGCGTCTGCTGTAGAGGTAGCGCCCACACAGAATAATAACAGGGAGGAGTACTATCATCCACCAACATGCGGTTATGACATAACATACAAGTGTCATAGCAGTGTAGAGCAGGAGACTCTCAGGATGATGTCTCAAGCCTCTAAAGGCAGTATCTGTTACCATCTCCATCAGCCCGTCATTAAAGATCCGATGAACTTCCGTTTTGTCTGCAGGTTCAAACTCACGCACAACTAGAGTTTGAGGtctgttttgtgcttttagtcctttgccatgtttttggaCATCTTTTCTCTGTACTTTTTCCGCCATAtctagcttaaaaaaatgtgatcaaat
This Plectropomus leopardus isolate mb unplaced genomic scaffold, YSFRI_Pleo_2.0 unplaced_scaffold27686, whole genome shotgun sequence DNA region includes the following protein-coding sequences:
- the LOC121937863 gene encoding N-acetylaspartate synthetase-like, yielding MAEKVQRKDVQKHGKGLKAQNRPQTLVVREFEPADKTEVHRIFNDGLMEMVTDTAFRGLRHHPESLLLYTAMTLVCYVITACWWMIVLLPVIILCGRYLYSRRVIHGYLERAMGTDMADIEGYYMKPPDSCMWVAVLEGEVVGVVAADGQQKSEGAVELRRMSVDQSCRRHGVGIALGQKLLEFAVTHKYSSVFLGTTAYTPAAHKLYMRLGFRCVGVTNGYITPGTRWSLLERIFYRVSHHHYSLHVANNNIS